ATTTTGAACCAATCCTCGTGTTCCATAGAGGAAAACTTGTTGCAAAGGATAGGGAGCCTCTATTTGATTATGAGAGAACAAAATCTGAAGGAGGGGTTAAGAACACAGTTAATGTAAAGACAATGACCTATGAAAAACTCAGGGTCAAAAGAGGCGGGGAGAAGATGAATGTTATAGGAGCAATAGAGAATTCTCTTATTACAGAAAGATACGAGTTTGAGCCAAAAGTTGATGGGGACAATGTAATAGCAGATACAAGTAGAGATATACTAAAGATTGCCGTTGTTGAAAGGCATAAAGCAACTGGAAATGTTGGTGTTGGTTTTGTAAAAGGGTTTAAGTTAAAGAAAGGTGCTATTGCATCAACCATTGCCCATGATAACCACAACATAATAGTTGTTGGAACAAACGACAAGGATATGCTTCTATCCATATTTGCCCTTGAGTCTCATGGTGGTGGTATCTGTATTGCAAAGGATGAAAAAATTATTGATTTGCTTCCCCTTCCATTTGGAGGTCTTATGACAGACAGGTCAGCTTATGAGGTGGATTTAAAATTTAAAAAACTTGTGAAGATTACAAAGGAACTTGGCTGTCCAATGGATGACCCATTTATGACCCTTTCATTTATGGCTCTTTCTGTTATACCCCATCTTAAGATAACAGACCTTGGACTTGTGGATTCAGACAAGTTCAAAATTATATCCCTATGGGATACAGGAGGATAAAATGAAACTTATTAAGAATGGAATGGTTTTCTTTGAGGGAAAGTTAAATAACCATGATATTTTAATTGATGGGGAAAGGATTGTTGGTATAGGTGAATTTAATCCAGATGGTAAGGAGATAATAGATGCAACAGGTCTTCTCATTCTTCCCGGTGGAATTGATATGCATGTCCACTTTAACGATCCAGGATACACCCATAGGGAAACATTCAAAACAGGGAGTATGGGAGCTGCATCAAGTGGTATTACAACAGTTGTTGATATGCCATGCACCTCAATCCCTCAGGTGAGGGATGTAAAGTCTCTTCATGAAAAACTAAATGTGATAAGCAAAGAGTCCTTTGTTGATTTCTGTTTGTATGGGGGAGTAACGGGAGAGGAAGTAAGGAAAGGAGAATTCTCAAAGTTGAAAGAGCAGTGGGAGGAAGGAGTTATTGGGTTTAAGATATATGGCTATTCCTCTGCTCCAACCTATGAGAGGGTGTCATATGGAGAGATGAAGGAGCTTTTCTCCTTCGCCAGTGATTTTGATGCTTTATTTACCATACATGCAGAGGACTTCTCCCTCGTTGACCACTTCACAAGACTTATGTTGAAGGAGGGAAGGAAAGATGCACTTGCTTGGATTCAGGCAAGGGTATATGAGGCAGAACCCCTCTGTATATGGGCTTCATCAAGAATTGCCATGGAGGAGGGAGTTAGACTCCACATAGCGCATCTATCCACAGGAGAGGGTGGAATCATTATAAAAGAAAGAAAGGAGGAAGGGGCAAAGATAACAGTTGAGACAACTCCCCACTATCTACTTCTTTCTGAGGAAGATTTATTAAGGGATCCAATTAAAGTAAAAACCTCTCCCCCTGTGAGAGGTGAGTGGGATAGGGAAACTCTATGGGAACTTCTTAAAGATGGAATCATTGATGCCATTGCCTCTGACCACTTCTCTGCCAACTGGGAGAAGGAAAAGCTTAAGGAAAACATATTTGAGGTTGGAGCAGGAATAT
The sequence above is drawn from the Caldisericia bacterium genome and encodes:
- a CDS encoding dihydroorotase family protein; translated protein: MKLIKNGMVFFEGKLNNHDILIDGERIVGIGEFNPDGKEIIDATGLLILPGGIDMHVHFNDPGYTHRETFKTGSMGAASSGITTVVDMPCTSIPQVRDVKSLHEKLNVISKESFVDFCLYGGVTGEEVRKGEFSKLKEQWEEGVIGFKIYGYSSAPTYERVSYGEMKELFSFASDFDALFTIHAEDFSLVDHFTRLMLKEGRKDALAWIQARVYEAEPLCIWASSRIAMEEGVRLHIAHLSTGEGGIIIKERKEEGAKITVETTPHYLLLSEEDLLRDPIKVKTSPPVRGEWDRETLWELLKDGIIDAIASDHFSANWEKEKLKENIFEVGAGISGIDTIFPLIFSEGVMKGKITLKRFVEVISENPAKIVHIYPRKGVILPGSDADLVFIDTKRKWKIKGENFFSKGKYTPFEGREIFGKVVKTMIRGEVVFDLEKGFLVEPGFGKWIKREY